The following are encoded together in the Juglans microcarpa x Juglans regia isolate MS1-56 chromosome 2D, Jm3101_v1.0, whole genome shotgun sequence genome:
- the LOC121248704 gene encoding probable flavin-containing monooxygenase 1 → MAPIVSKIGIIGAGVSGLAAAKQVSHHNPIVFEATDSIGGVWRHCSYNSTKLQSFRCDYEFSDFPWPDRDNTSFPSHTEILEYLHSYANHFDVLKFVRFNSKVVEIKFVNDGQEATDFSGKPGSLLPGHPVWEVAVQTNESESVQWYAFEFIVVCIGKYGDLPRIPEFPYNRGPEIFQGEVLHALDYCKLDKESASNLLKGKKVAVIGYKKSAIDLALECADANQGREGQPCTMVVRTLHWTVPHYRVWGLPFHMFYSTRTSQFLHERPNQSLLRTLLCLLLSPMRHGISKFIESYLLWKLPLQKYGLKPDHPFEEDYASCQMAIMPENFFSEADKGKIVFKRASKWWFSKEGIEFDDDTKVDADVVVLATGYDGKKKLKAILPDPFRSLLEYPSGVMPLYRGTIHPLIPNMAFVGYLESVSNLHSSELRSIWLARLLDDKFKLPSVEKMIEQATKEMEVSKKTTRFYKRHCISTFSINHSDEICEEMGWTSWRKKNWLSEAFSPYGSQDYDKEN, encoded by the exons atggctCCCATAGTCTCAAAAATTGGCATAATCGGAGCTGGTGTTAGCGGCTTAGCAGCTGCTAAACAAGTATCCCACCACAACCCCATAGTTTTTGAGGCAACTGACTCCATTGGAGGGGTCTGGAGGCATTGTTCTTACAATTCCACAAAACTTCAGTCCTTTCGTTGTGATTATGAGTTTTCAGATTTTCCTTGGCCTGACAGGGATAACACCAGTTTCCCATCTCATACTGAGATATTGGAGTATCTACACTCCTATGCTAACCACTTTGATGTGCTCAAGTTTGTGAGGTTCAACTCAAAGGTGGTGGAGATCAAGTTTGTTAATGACGGCCAGGAAGCGACCGATTTCAGTGGGAAACCGGGGAGCCTCTTGCCCGGACACCCAGTTTGGGAGGTTGCTGTGCAAACCAACGAATCAGAGTCCGTTCAG TGGTACGCCTTCGAGTTCATTGTGGTATGCATTGGGAAATATGGGGATCTCCCTAGAATTCCTGAATTTCCATACAACAGAGGCCCTGAGATATTTCAGGGTGAAGTCTTGCATGCCCTTGATTACTGCAAACTCGACAAGGAATCTGCTTCAAATCTACTCAAAGGGAAGAAAGTTGCAGTCATTGGCTATAAGAAATCAGCTATTGATTTAGCACTAGAGTGCGCAGACGCGAACCAAG GACGAGAAGGGCAACCATGCACCATGGTGGTAAGGACTTTACACTGGACAGTTCCCCATTACAGGGTTTGGGGTTTGCCATTTCACATGTTCTActcaacaagaacttctcaaTTTCTCCATGAAAGACCTAATCAAAGCCTTCTCAGAACCCTTCTTTGCCTTCTTTTATCTCCAATG AGGCATGGAATATCCAAATTCATCGAGTCGTATCTTCTGTGGAAACTTCCTCTGCAAAAGTATGGATTGAAACCGGACCACCCTTTTGAGGAAGATTACGCTTCTTGTCAGATGGCTATCATGCCAGAGAATTTCTTCTCTGAGGCTGATAAGGGAAAGATTGTCTTCAAAAGAGCATCAAAGTGGTGGTTCTCCAAGGAAggaattgaatttgatgatgacaCTAAAGTGGATGCTGATGTTGTAGTTCTTGCAACTGGTTATGATGGGAAGAAAAAGCTCAAAGCTATCTTACCTGATCCTTTCCGTAGTTTGCTGGAATATCCTTCCGGTGTCATGCCCTTATACAG GGGTACAATCCATCCATTGATTCCAAATATGGCTTTTGTGGGTTACCTTGAGAGTGTTTCAAACCTTCACTCTTCAGAGCTGCGTTCCATATGGCTAGCTCGCCTTTTAGATGACAAATTTAAGCTCCCTAGTGTTGAGAAGATGATTGAACAGGCAACAAAAGAAATGGAAGTCTCGAAGAAGACAACGAGGTTCTATAAGAGGCACTGCATTTCTACCTTTAGCATTAATCACAGTGATGAAATATGTGAGGAGATGGGATGGACTtcttggaggaagaagaattgGCTTTCAGAAGCATTTAGCCCCTATG